The genomic DNA GGACGTTCTTCCGCTGGGTCGGTGACGACGACTGGCTGGCGCCCGAATGCGTCTCCCGTTCCCTGCGCGCCTTCGAGCAGGACGAACGGCTCATCCTGGTCACCACGCAGGTGGCCTACACCGATCCCGACGGCACCACCCGGACCGGCGTCTACGAGGGGACGGGACTGCGCTCCGACGATCCGGTCGAGCGGTTCGCCGAGATGCTGCGCATGCTCAACGAGAGTCACCTGCTGATCGATCCGTTGTACGGCCTGATGCGCAGGGACCGCGTCGTGGAGATCCCCCGGCGCAACATGCTGCGCGAGGACGAGGTGTTCGCCGCCAAGCTCGCGCTGGCCGGGCCGTGGGGCCACGTGCCGGAGGTGCTCGCCCACCGCAACTGGAAGCACGAGCGCATCGGGGTGGTCGGGCGCCGGCTCGGGGTGCCCGCCTGGCAGGCGCACTTCTCCTCCACCTTGGAATACCTCGAACTCCTGAACTGGGTGCGCGGGTCCGGCCTCACCGGCGAGCAGAGCCGCCGCGCGCGCGCCGCCACGCACCGGATGTACGCCCGCCGCCAGCGGCGTACGGCCTCCCACCGCGGCCGCAAGCTGATGCGGCTGGCCGGTGAGCTGGTCCGCGGCGGCCGGTTCGCCGAACGCTCCGCGACCGGCCGCTGAACGGCGGCCGTTCCCGCCGGGGACGGCCGCCCGCCCGTGCACGACAGACCGCGGGCACGGAACGACAGACCAACAGGAGAGGAGTCAGGATGACCACCGTCTTTTCCAACAGCGTGGTGGACGACGACACCCGGCGCGGCCTGATCTATGAGGGGAAGGTGTTCACCTACTCCGCGACACCGGCCTCCAAGGAGCTCGTCGGCCTCGCCCACCAGCTGATCGCCGAGGCGTTCGGCGGCCTCGACCCGGAGACCGCCCAGTTCGTGATGCCGGTCGAGGAGTTCGCGGCCCTGCTCGCCGAGCTGAAGCCGAGGTTCATCCACCATCCCCGGTGCAAGGAACTGCTGCCGGCCGTCCTCGCCGGCCTCGGCTGCGATCTCGACCGGACCTACTTCGACGTCCCCCGGCTGCGCACCTCCACCTCCAACGACTACCTCACCTCGGGCATCTCCTATGCCTTCCACCCGCACCGTGACTGCTGGTATTCCGCGCCGTTCAACCAGCTCAACTGGTGGATGCCCATCTATCCGGTGGTGCCGGAGAACGTGATGGCCTTCCATCCGCGGTATTTCGACCGCCCGGTGCGCAACGGCAGCGCCCGCTACGACTACGCCGAGTGGAACCAGACCAGCCGGCTCAGCGCGGCCCAGCACGTGCGCAGCGACACCAGGGAGCAGCCGAGGCCCGAGGAGCCGGTCGAGCTCGACCCACAGGTCCGGGTGGTGCCCGAGCCGGGTGGGGTGATGCTGTTCTCCGGGGCGCAACTGCACTCGACGGTCCCCAACACCTCGGGCCGGACCCGGTTCAGCATCGACTTCCGGACCGTGAACATCGACGACGTGCGGGTGCGCCGGGGTGCGGCGAACGTGGACGCGGCCTGCACGGGCACCACCCTGCGCGACTTCGTGCGCTGTTCGGACCTGGACCCGATGCCGGAGGAACTGGCGCTGGCGTACGAGGCCGAGGCCCTGGCCCGGCTGGGCTGACCGGCCCGGCCGCCCGTTACGGCGCGGGGCGCAGGGCCGCGCGCATCCGCGCCGCCCTGGCCCGGGCTGCCGTACGCAGCGCGGGCCAGCTGCGGTGACGCTGGAAGGGAAGCTCGAAGACCGCGGCGAACGACCAGGCCGTCAGCAGGCTCACCGGTACGGCCAGCACGAGGACGGTCAGGAACGACGGAAGCCCGGCCGGCAGGTGCGGAGCGACGACCAGCTGGAACAGCACCACGACGATCGGGGCGTGGACCAGGTAGAGCGTGTAGGAGAAGGAACCCAGGCTCCTGACCGGTCGCAGGTCCAGCAGCCGTACCAGCGCCGCCGGCCGGCCCGTCGCCACCGCCCCCAGCAGCAGGCCGACGGCGGGGCCGAGCGCCATGTCGATCCAGAAGTAGTTTCCCACTGTCCACACGGAGCCCTGCGCCACGACCACGGCGAACACCGGGACCGCGGCGAGCAGCGCCATCCAGTGCCACGGCAGCCGCCGTACGTGATCTTCGGCGCCGATGACGCCCGCGGCGACCACCCCCATCGCGAACAGCACGGCGAACTGGGGGGTCAGCCGCATCAGCATGTCCACCAGGGGCACGCCGGGTGCCAGCAGCCCGATGGCCGTCACGATCACGATGACGGCCGCCAGCATCACGGCCGCGCCCGCCCGGCGGAGGACCAGCAGCAGGAGCGGGAAGACCAGGTAGAGCTGGGCCTCGACGGCGATGGACCAGAAGGCCCCGTTGGGACTCGGCGCACCGAACAGGTCCTGGAGCAGCAGGCCGTAGACGGCCACGGACTTCGCGGTGGGCGCCCCCTCCCCCGGCTGGGGGACCAGCGTCCAGGCGATCACCAGGCTGAAGACCAGGGCGGCCCAGTACGGCGGGAGGATGCGCCAGGCGCGGCGCCGGGCGAACCGGCGCACGCCCCCGAGCTGCCATGCCGTCCGGGCGGGGGAGGCGGCCAGCGAGAAGCCGGACAGGACGATGAACACGACCACCGCGAAGTGCCCGTACACCAGCCAGCCGAGCCATCCCGGACCGGTGGCGGCCGGATACCCGGGAAAGGACAGCAGCCAGCAGTGGTGCACCATGACGAAAAAGGCCGCCACACCGCGGATCCCGTCGAGCCCCGCGATCCTGCCGCGTTTCGCGGAACCGGGGGTGATGGCGGGCGAGCCGTCCCGGATGTCCTCTTCGGAGGACGTCATCCGATCAACCCCCGTCTCGGGCCGGTGCGGGCCCTGGTATCCGCCCTTTTTTGGGCTGTCCACGGGTCTATCGTTGTATGGTCGCCAGACGTAACATCCCATGTGGGGATGAGACCGGTCTGATGCCTTGTCCGTCCGATGTAACGAGAAGCACATACTTCTCGATTGGTAACTGTATTGCCTTGGGGGTTGGCGGTGCCCCGGCATAAATAGGGGGCGGAGACATATGGACTTCTGGAAAGCCATTTTCGGCCTCATCAAACGAAAACTCGTCGGCCTCCCGCTGCTGGTGCTCTCGCTCGCCGCCGCCCTCCTGGTCTTCTTCCTGGTGCCGACGTATTACGTGTCGACCGCGTCCATGGTGCTGACCACCCCGGCCACCGGTGGAACGCTCTCATCCGACCCCACCCGGCCGATCGGGCTGACCAACCCGCTGCTCCAGTTCAGCGACGGCCTCCGGGTCACCGCCGGCATCCTCATCCTGTCCATGAACACCCCGGAGGTCGCCGCCGACCTCGGCGTGGTGAAGGACGGTCCCACCGAGGTCACCATCAACGACGGCCGTACCAACCCGGATCTGCTGGGCATCAGCACCAACGGTCCCTTCGTCTACGTCGAGGTCCAGAGCAGATCCGCCGCCGCGGCCCAGGACGTGGTGCTCAAGGCGAAGCAGCGCATCCGCAAGGAGCTGACGGAGCGCCAGCAGGCGCTCAGGGCCCCGCGCTCCACCTTCATATCGGTCGTCGACGTGGTGCCCTCGTCCACTCCCGAGGCCAAGATGTCCGGCAAGCTGACGGCGGCCGGCGGGGCGCTGTTCGCCGTGCTCTTCGTCGGTCTGGGGGCGGCGTACGGCGTGACACAGGTCCGGGCGAGCCGGCGGCGGGTCGTCACCGACGTTCCTCCGCCCGCCCCGCGCGCCGCGGACGGATTCCCCCACGACGACCATTGGGCCGAGCCGATGCCCGTGCCGCCTCCGCAGGACGTCCGCCCGGCGCCGGAGACGGACGAGTCCGGGGAAGGACCGTTCCACGACGACTCCATGCAGCTCGTCGTCGTGGTGGACGACGACGAGGAGGAGCCGTTCGGGCACCGCGAGGAGCAGAGCAGGGACACCATCGTGTTCATGCGCGCCGGCGGCCGGGACGAGCACGACAAGTAAGAGCATCGGCCACCACCATTGGCAGGCTTCGGTCCGGTTGACCGCTGTCCGGTTCGGGGAGGAAGCGCATGGACTTCTGGGGGACGGTTCTCGTCCTGTTGCGGCGTTGGTACATCGTCATGCCGACGTTCGCGCTGTCCCTCGCCGTCGCCGCGGGCATCTATTCGACGATCCCCACCACCTACATCTCCAGCGCGGTGCTCATCCTGACCACGCCGACCACCGGTGGCAGTCTGCCGAGCAATCCGGACGTTCCGAACGGCCTGACCAACCCCATGCTCAACTTCGACAACGGGCTCAACGTCTCCGCCTCGATCCTCATCGCGGTGATGGGGACGCCGGATATGGCGGTCGAGCTCGGTGCGGTGGAGGGCGGGGACACCTCCTACAAGGTGACCAACGGTGGCAACAACCTGGAGTCGCTGGCCACCGGGCCCTTCCTGTTCATCGAGGGAGAGAGCGCGTCGGCACAGGGGGCGCTGGACATCGTGACCCGGGTCATCGCCCGGGCGAGGCGCGAGCTGTTCGAGCGTCAGGAGGCGGTGAAGGCGCCTCGGGCCACCTACATCACCACCTACGAGGCGGTGCCGCCGACCAACCCGGCGGCCCAGCGCGGCCGGAAGCTGCGCGCCGTCGCCGCGGCGGTGGGTGTCGGCGCCGTGGCGAGCCTGTGCGCCGCGTTCGCGGCCGAGAGCTTCGCCCGGACGCGCCGGACCCGGCGCCGCGACGACGAGCGGGACGGTGCCGCAGCCGCCCCTGACCACGTCGACGCGGCGGAGGCGGGCCGGACCTCGGCTGAGGCGTCCGCGCTCAACGGCCGCATGCCGGCCCCGGGCCCGGCGGTGCGGCGCTGATGACGACCGTGCCTGCCGACCTCGTCCTTTCGGTCCGTCAGCGTGCCGACGGGGCGACCCTGGTCTGCTTCTTCGTCGCGGCCTTGATGATCATCCCTGCCCGCCTGGTGTTCCGGGTGCTGCCACTGTCGATCACCCCGGCCAACCTCGTCGCCCTCGTCGCCACCCTCTGCTGGCTGTGCGCGCACTTCACGCTCACCCTGGGGATGGCGAAAGGGCGCACCCCGGTGCGCACCGCGCTGTTCGTCTTCGTGACCGCGATGGTGGCGACCTTCGGGTACGCCACCTACGGTTACCTCCCCGCCGACGAGCTCAAACTCGCCGATCACGCCCTGATCCTGCTGGTGGCCGGTGCCGGCCTCGCGCTCATGGTCTGCGACGGGGTCCGCGGCCCCGAGCGCCTGGACCTCGTGCTCAAGGCCGTCGTGGTGGCGGGCGCGGTCATCGCGGTGATCGGGGCCTGCCAGTTCCTGTTCGACCTCGATCTCACCCGCTATCTGGAGCTTCCCGGCCTCCGTTACACCTCCGAGGACGGATTCGTCAGCGAGCGATCCGACTTCCGCCGGGTCGCCGCGACGACCGGCCATCCCATCGAGTTCGGTGTCGTGTGCGCGATGCTCCTCCCGATCGCCGCGCACTACGGGTTCCAGGCCCGCGAGCGCGGTGCGCCGGCCCTGCGGTGGTGGCTGTGCTCGGCTCTGATCGGGATGGGCCTGATGTTCTCGGTCTCCCGGTCGGCGGTGCTGAGCCTGATGGGCGTCGCCTTCGTGATGTTCCTCGGCTGGCCCGGCCGGCGACGGATCCAGGCGCTGCTCGTCGCGGTCGGGTTCCTGGCCGTGATGAGGTTCGTGGCTCCCGGGCTCATCAACACCTTCTACAACCTGTTCGCCAACGCCGGCACCGACGACAGCGTCCGCTACCGCACGCACGACTACGCCGTCGCCAGCTACGAGGTCGCCAAGCATCTGTGGCTGGGGCGCGGGGCCGGCACCTGGTACGCGCCCAAGCACCAGGTCTTCGACAACCAGTACCTTCTCTCCGCGGTGGAGACCGGGCTGATCGGCATCGCGACGGTCGTCGCGCTGTTCGTGTGCGGGATCTACTCGGCCCTGCGGGCCCGCCACCTGAGCACCGACCCCGGCGCCCGTGACCTCGGTCTCACCCTCGCCGCCTGCCTGGTCGTCCCGCTGATCGGGGCGGCGACTTTCGACCTGCTGTCCTTCGCCACCGTCACCGGCCTGTCGTTCCTGCTGGTCGGCGCCGCCGGGTCGCTGCTGCGCGACGCGGTCGAGACGGCCCGGCGGAACCGCGAGTCCGGCACCCCCTGGCGGGCCCGTGTCGGCGAGGCAGCCAGGGACCTGATCCGCCGACCGGGCAGGGCGGGCGGTTAGCCGCCCTGCCCGGTCCGCCGACCGGGCAGGCCGGCTCCGTCAGTAGTTCATGCAGGGCAGCGGGCCGACGGTGGAGGTGATGCGGTAGTTCGCGTCGATCGTCACCAGCGAGTTGTCCGCCCAGTCGATCTTGGCGCAGTCGGCCTCCACCGGACCGTAGACCCAGGATTTGTCGACCAGTTTGTTGCCGCGCATGACCAGGTTTCCGCGTCCGTTTCTCAGTTGGATGCTGTAGGTGCCGCCCATGACGAGGTTGTCGGTGATGACGGCGTCGACGATCTGTTTGTCGACGAGGAAGATCGGTGCGGTGATGTCCTTGGCGTGGCGCTGGTCGACGGTGTTGTGGTCGAAGATCAGGCCTTTTCCGGTGTTGTAGGTCTGGATGCCGTCGGAG from Streptosporangium sp. NBC_01756 includes the following:
- a CDS encoding acyltransferase family protein, whose protein sequence is MTSSEEDIRDGSPAITPGSAKRGRIAGLDGIRGVAAFFVMVHHCWLLSFPGYPAATGPGWLGWLVYGHFAVVVFIVLSGFSLAASPARTAWQLGGVRRFARRRAWRILPPYWAALVFSLVIAWTLVPQPGEGAPTAKSVAVYGLLLQDLFGAPSPNGAFWSIAVEAQLYLVFPLLLLVLRRAGAAVMLAAVIVIVTAIGLLAPGVPLVDMLMRLTPQFAVLFAMGVVAAGVIGAEDHVRRLPWHWMALLAAVPVFAVVVAQGSVWTVGNYFWIDMALGPAVGLLLGAVATGRPAALVRLLDLRPVRSLGSFSYTLYLVHAPIVVVLFQLVVAPHLPAGLPSFLTVLVLAVPVSLLTAWSFAAVFELPFQRHRSWPALRTAARARAARMRAALRPAP
- a CDS encoding O-antigen ligase family protein, translated to MTTVPADLVLSVRQRADGATLVCFFVAALMIIPARLVFRVLPLSITPANLVALVATLCWLCAHFTLTLGMAKGRTPVRTALFVFVTAMVATFGYATYGYLPADELKLADHALILLVAGAGLALMVCDGVRGPERLDLVLKAVVVAGAVIAVIGACQFLFDLDLTRYLELPGLRYTSEDGFVSERSDFRRVAATTGHPIEFGVVCAMLLPIAAHYGFQARERGAPALRWWLCSALIGMGLMFSVSRSAVLSLMGVAFVMFLGWPGRRRIQALLVAVGFLAVMRFVAPGLINTFYNLFANAGTDDSVRYRTHDYAVASYEVAKHLWLGRGAGTWYAPKHQVFDNQYLLSAVETGLIGIATVVALFVCGIYSALRARHLSTDPGARDLGLTLAACLVVPLIGAATFDLLSFATVTGLSFLLVGAAGSLLRDAVETARRNRESGTPWRARVGEAARDLIRRPGRAGG
- a CDS encoding glycosyltransferase family 2 protein, with the translated sequence MAGTDTLVSVGLPVRNGAERLEGVVRSVLAQDHADIELVICDNASTDDTEEFCRELARSDSRIVYHRQPRNVGLLNNFIHAGRIARGTFFRWVGDDDWLAPECVSRSLRAFEQDERLILVTTQVAYTDPDGTTRTGVYEGTGLRSDDPVERFAEMLRMLNESHLLIDPLYGLMRRDRVVEIPRRNMLREDEVFAAKLALAGPWGHVPEVLAHRNWKHERIGVVGRRLGVPAWQAHFSSTLEYLELLNWVRGSGLTGEQSRRARAATHRMYARRQRRTASHRGRKLMRLAGELVRGGRFAERSATGR